Part of the Woronichinia naegeliana WA131 genome, AACCTGATAAACGCGGTGGTAAACCCTGCGTGCGGGGCTTGCGTATCACGGTTTATGAGGTGCTTGAGTACCTAGCATCTGAAATGACGGAAGCAGAGATCCTCGAAGACTTTCCCGATTTAACACGGGAAGATTTAAAAGCTTGTATTGCTTATGCTGCTGACCGTGAACGTCGGTTTATGACTGCTCCCATCGCTGTATGAAACTTCTGTTTTATAAAATTTGGTTTCTTATGGTCAACCCAACTGATAGATCGGTGACTGGGCTGGAAATCAATCAAAATTTTTAACTTTGATGTAAGATTACAATTATCAATGGAACCAAGCAAACAGACCAATGTCTAATCTCAGTAAAGGTAATGGATTAAAGACTCTAAATCAAGCCTTGGATAAAGCTCAAATCAACAAACAACAAACGATTAAACCCAGTCAAAAATTAGATGTCACGCTGAATTTTGATACAACCGTTAGTATGCACGGTTATTTGGAAGATGTGCGAAATCAACTCAACCATTTGTCTCAGGAAATTCGCCAAGCCGTTCCTCAAGCAAAAATGGGAGTAGTTGCCTATGGGGATTATTGTGATGCTCAGACAACTTATGTAACCAAGGTTTTAGATTTAACTGATGACTATCAACTGATTAGCAATTTCATTACACAGGTAGAGAAAACTGACGGCGGAGATTTTCCTGAAGCAGTTGAAGAAGCTTTATACCAAACTAATCAGTTAGCTTGGAGATTGGGAAGTCGGCGAGCGATGGTATTGGTAGGAGATGCGCCGCCGCATGGGGTAATTGATTCTTTGCAAGCCTGTCAATATGGACATAATTGGCGAGATGAAACACAGTCTTTAGACAAAAAAGGGATTAAAATTTATACAGTTCAATGTGGTTCTAATCCTGACACTAAAAGAGTGTTTCAAGAAATATCTCAGATCACTAATGGCATTTATTTGAATTTAGAAAATATGTCTGATTTGGTCGATCTATTGATTAGTATTTGTATGAAGGAAGTGGGATTGCTGGCAGAATATGAGCAGAAGCTAAAAACAAATAATTCTCTTAATCCATCGAAGGAGAAGTTGTTGAGGCAGTTAGGTTCTGGTTCTGATAAATAGGATAAGCTTGGAGGAATTTAACAATGAATTACTATGAAATTTTAGGCGTGGAATCGACGGCAACAGCAGAAGAGATTAAGGAAGCATATCGCAACAAAGCGAAGGAATTGCATCCTGACACTTTGCCGAGAGATGTCAATGAAACTGTGAGAAAGTTGGCAGAAGAGAAGTTTAAAGAATTAAATCACGCTTATGAAATTTTATCTGATGCTGACAAAAAGAGAGAATATGATGCAGAGTTAAGTAATCTTCAAAGGGCTAATTTAATGAAGAAAATCCGAGATTTTTTTAATAACGGACAATTAAGCGACGCGGTAGAATGTGCTAAACGACTTTATGTTTTACTTCCAGAAGATGCAGAATGTTGTGATATTTATGCAGAGGTTCTTCAGGAGTTAGCGATCGCATTGGAGGAAACGAAAACCGCAGAAAATTTAACACAGGCAAAAGAATATTTAACAACCGCGTTAGAAGTAGTTAAATCGGCAGAGATTAAGAATCAAATTACAGCTAATTTGGAATTGTTAAAGTCTCGTACAGGTACAACAGGAGGACGTGAAAGAAGGGAAGGTGAAACCCAAACAATCAAAATTACAACTGAGAGAGCTTTCCAAATGCTACGAGGTGGTGAAGCAGGAATTAGAGCGTGGAATCAGTTTAGGGCGATGGAAAACTATATTCCTAGTCTTGAGGGAG contains:
- a CDS encoding DUF433 domain-containing protein, with translation MDYRNYITIEPDKRGGKPCVRGLRITVYEVLEYLASEMTEAEILEDFPDLTREDLKACIAYAADRERRFMTAPIAV
- a CDS encoding VWA domain-containing protein produces the protein MSNLSKGNGLKTLNQALDKAQINKQQTIKPSQKLDVTLNFDTTVSMHGYLEDVRNQLNHLSQEIRQAVPQAKMGVVAYGDYCDAQTTYVTKVLDLTDDYQLISNFITQVEKTDGGDFPEAVEEALYQTNQLAWRLGSRRAMVLVGDAPPHGVIDSLQACQYGHNWRDETQSLDKKGIKIYTVQCGSNPDTKRVFQEISQITNGIYLNLENMSDLVDLLISICMKEVGLLAEYEQKLKTNNSLNPSKEKLLRQLGSGSDK
- a CDS encoding pentapeptide repeat-containing protein; protein product: MNYYEILGVESTATAEEIKEAYRNKAKELHPDTLPRDVNETVRKLAEEKFKELNHAYEILSDADKKREYDAELSNLQRANLMKKIRDFFNNGQLSDAVECAKRLYVLLPEDAECCDIYAEVLQELAIALEETKTAENLTQAKEYLTTALEVVKSAEIKNQITANLELLKSRTGTTGGRERREGETQTIKITTERAFQMLRGGEAGIRAWNQFRAMENYIPSLEGVDLSGQILINANLSGANLKNSKFIKAVFREVNFSNSNLTECDFTGTEFTNANFNNADIESANLTSVFCYASSFANANLQNAILNQSKWFVVFGGTNKSGCFESGYLITDFQGANLSGASVIGASLRECNLEGATLTRTNFSNADLTGANLKNTTIVDTDFKGTDLSKADLTGANAYYFAFHDGNTKINETKGID